The proteins below are encoded in one region of Bacillus vallismortis:
- the ftsE gene encoding cell division ATP-binding protein FtsE codes for MIEMKEVYKAYPNGVKALNGISVAIHPGEFVYVVGPSGAGKSTFIKMIYREEKPTKGQILINHKDLAAIKEKEIPFVRRKIGVVFQDFKLLSKLTVFENVAFALEVIGEQPSVIKKRVLEVLDLVQLKHKARQFPDTLSGGEQQRVSIARSIVNNPDVVIADEPTGNLDPDTSWEVMKTLEEINNRGTTVVMATHNKEIVNTIKKRVIAIEDGIIVRDESRGEYGSYD; via the coding sequence ATGATAGAGATGAAGGAAGTATACAAAGCCTATCCGAACGGCGTAAAAGCGCTCAATGGGATTTCAGTAGCCATTCATCCCGGCGAATTTGTTTATGTTGTCGGTCCGAGCGGAGCGGGTAAATCTACTTTTATTAAAATGATATACAGAGAAGAAAAACCGACAAAAGGACAAATTTTAATCAATCATAAAGACCTCGCTGCAATTAAAGAAAAAGAGATTCCTTTCGTGCGCCGTAAAATAGGCGTTGTCTTCCAGGATTTCAAGCTTCTGTCGAAACTTACTGTTTTTGAGAATGTGGCATTTGCCCTTGAAGTGATTGGAGAACAGCCGTCTGTTATTAAGAAACGTGTCCTCGAAGTGCTTGATCTTGTTCAGCTGAAGCATAAAGCAAGACAATTCCCTGACACGCTTTCAGGCGGGGAACAGCAGCGTGTTTCTATTGCCAGATCAATTGTGAACAATCCCGATGTTGTCATTGCTGATGAACCTACAGGAAACCTTGATCCGGATACGTCCTGGGAAGTTATGAAGACGCTGGAAGAGATCAACAACCGCGGGACGACAGTCGTGATGGCGACACATAATAAAGAAATCGTAAACACCATTAAGAAACGTGTCATCGCAATCGAAGATGGTATCATTGTGCGTGATGAGTCAAGAGGGGAGTATGGTTCATATGATTAA